Proteins from a genomic interval of Callospermophilus lateralis isolate mCalLat2 chromosome 1, mCalLat2.hap1, whole genome shotgun sequence:
- the Tug1 gene encoding taurine up-regulated 1, translating into LEEALARPPPLPGLVGRRSGRAVDRAIGWRLFLLLWHPALGAQARPPRRAPGGRWRSRRVFLLVRRTRAAAYAFAIRRGVVRVVGGGGQLLRPAPGEAAAAAGFGAAGEAGVAGAGLEAWRHPSGPARTQLGGQEGAGGWLVVGFLLCLFLLMPP; encoded by the coding sequence CTCGAAGAAGCCCTGGCgcgccctccccccctccccggtCTGGTAGGGCGAAGGAGCGGGCGCGCGGTCGATCGAGCGATCGGTTGGCGGCTCTTTCTCCTGCTCTGGCATCCAGCTCTTGGGGCGCAGGCCCGGCCGCCGCGGCGCGCGCCCGGTGGCCGTTGGCGCTCGCGCCGCGTCTTTCTTCTTGTACGCAGAACTCGGGCGGCGGCCTATGCGTTTGCGATTCGACGAGGAGTCGTCCGGGTGGTCGGTGGCGGCGGGCAACTCCTCCGCCCCGCTCCCGGGgaggcggcggcagcggcgggaTTTGGCGCGGCCGGGGAGGCGGGGGTGGCTGGGGCCGGCCTGGAGGCCTGGCGCCACCCTTCCGGGCCTGCAAGAACCCAGTTGGGGGGGCAGGAGGGAGCTGGAGGATGGTTGGTGGTGGGCTTTCTACTTTGCCTTTTCCTCCTCATGCCGCCTTAG